A window of Macaca thibetana thibetana isolate TM-01 chromosome 7, ASM2454274v1, whole genome shotgun sequence genomic DNA:
gacggagcttgcagtcagccgagatcgctccactgcactccagcctgggtgacagagtgagactccatctcaaaaaaaaaaaaaaaaaaaaaaaaaaaaaaaaaacgacatgTCAGAAGTTCAGATCTACATAAGAAAGAACAttagagaaggaataaataaaggaaaaaaggaagataacTACAATTTCACACATATCCAATTTGGGGTACTTTGGGACTGGGTGTTTCTTAGGCAGTCGAATGGGCGGATCAGCTGAGACTCATCTGGGGCGGAGACAAGGATGTGTGAATCATTATCTCTGGGAATGGAAGACATGGGCTAAAGACGGAGCAGTTTCACTAAATCCTTGTAAAGTGGTCAAGGCAGGCAACTAATCCAGCCAACAACTAAGGAGTGTAAGCTGTGCGTTAGGTTCTGTGCTTGCTGATGGAAATGAGAGGCACCGGGAAGGATGACAAAGAGACAGTCAAGGAGAGCAGTCAATTACATTAAGGGGCTGACAAGTTCAGTGCACAACAGAATCCTAAAACAAGAAACcatttaatgtgtgtgtgtgtgtgtgtgtgagaccccatctcactctatcacttaggctggagtgcagtcactgAAGTCTCAACCTTcctggctcaaacaatcctcccacctcagccccctgagtagctgggactacagacatgccactacgcccggctagtttttttttattttcagtagagatagagtctcaccatgtgacccagtctggtctggaactcctgggctcaagcggatCGATCctcccgtctcgacctcccaaagtgttgggattacaggtgtgagtcaccgtgccccgCCCCCACAGCCtgtattctatttcttcttcttccttttttttttttttttttttgagagggattgtccctctgtcccccaggctctAATGCAGAGGCAAGATcgcggctcactgccacctccagtctcctggcctcggcctcccgagtagctgggatttacaggggcctgccaccacgcctggctaatttttgtatttttagcagagacggggtttcattcaccatgtcgcccaggctggtctggagctcctgggctcaagtgaccctcttgcctcggcctctcaaagcgctgggattagacacaagccaccacgcccggcctgtattttactttttaagggCGGGAGCCTTCTTCCGTTTTATAAAAGGAACAGTCGAATTCCTACTGGAAGCGACGTGCGCAGGGGAAGGCTTTGTAGACGCCGGCTCGGGTCTGGGATTTAAGGAACTGAATTTCGACGGGTGAAGACAGTGGGAAGAGGCGGTGGCACGATCCTCGTTTCACAGACTAGGAAGTCGAGCCTCAGGGGAGTGACGGGGCTTCTCCGCAGAAGAAATCAAGGCTAGGAGGACCCAGACGAGCGGCCACAACAGCCTCAGCGGCCAATTCAAGTCAGCCGGCAGAGGGCGCAGGGCGCAGCGAGCAGGCAGCGCCAGATCCGCTGGGGCGTGGCCTTCTGACGCACCGTCACAGTTCCCTCTGTGGCCACCCATTGGCTCCCTCTTACCGCCCTTTTCCGGGGCAAGGGAAGCTAGTAGCGGAGCCGGAAGTGAGGCACCCTCGGGCTCGAGACAGAGGCGGCGTTTAAAGCTGAGCGACCCAGTACCACTGGGACGGCCAGCTTTTCCACTCAGGCTCCTCCAGCCTGAGCCAGAAGACCCCCTCCCCCAGAATTCTGGGGGCCTATGGAAGGGAGCCGAGTCGGATCGCGAGGTACCCAGAGCCGACAAACCCGAGCCACAGAGTGTTGCCAGAAGCCCCGCCCCTAGGAGTGATCGGAAAGCCTCACCCATCCGGGTGAGGAACCTGGAGGGACCGCCTCAGGGCGGAGCCCGCCGACCATGGCTACGCCCCCGGGGGCCGGTCCTGCAGCTCTACGCTTCGCCGCCGCAGCTAGCTGGCAGGTTGTGCGCGGACGCAGTGTGGAACATTTTCCCCGAGTACTGGAGTTTCTGCGATCTCTGCGCGCTGTTGCCCCTGGCTTGGTTCGCTACCGGCACCACGAACGCCTTTGTATGGGCCTAAAGGCCAAGGTATTGGAGCAAGTAGGAcctggaaggggaaagaaaggggCGGGATGCGAGCACCTGACAAGGGCCCACAGCTTGGGGATGAGACTAGTTGGAAAAGGTCAGCTTGCCCCGAAGTGGGGATTCTGAATTCAGTACCATACAGGTGGTGGTGGAGCTGATCCTGCAGGGCCGGCCTTGGGCCCAAGTCCTGAAAACCCTGAATCACCACTTTCCAGAATCTGGACCTATAGTGCGGGATCCCAAGGCTGTGAGTAATCCCCGGAACAAGCCCTGACCCCAGTTCAACTTGGTGCAGCAAAGTTGCTCCTCCTGTCTACTGGATGTTGGTGTTAACTTCTCTGTCTTCTATATCCTCAACAGACAAAGCAGGATCTGAGGAAGATTTTGGAGGCACAGGAGACTTTTTACCAACAGGTGAAGCAGCTGTCAGAGGCTCCTGTGGATTTGGCCTCGAAGCTGCAGGTGAGACTGGTTTGAAGGCTATTATGTGACTATTTTCTCtaacccacctttttttttttttttttttgagagggagtcttgctttgttgcccaggctggagtgcagtggcacaacctcagctccctgcaacctctgcctcccaggttcaagcggttctcctgcttcagccttctgaataaCTGGTATTAtagatgcccagctaatttttgtattttagtagagatggggtttcaccatgttggccaggctggtctcgaactcctgacctcaagtgatcctcccacctcggcctcccaaagtgccaggattacaggcgtgagccaccgtgcctggccactaaCCCACTTTTGATCTCCTACTCTCCTCTGCTGCAGGAACTTGAACAAGAATATGGGGAACCCTTTCTGGCTGCCATGGAAAAGCTGCTTTTTGAGTACTTGTGTCAGCTGGAGAAAGCACTGCCTACACCACAGGCACAGCAGGTTTCATTGGGGCAAAACATGTAAGAGCAGAGTGTGGGGTGGTTGTATGAAGGACTGTGGTCTTTATACCTCTATCCCTGCCCACAGCTTCAGGATGTGCTGAGTTGGATGCAGCCTGGAGTCTCTATCACCTCTTCTCTTGCCTGGAGACAATATGGTGTGGACATGGGGTGGCCACTTCCAGGTACTGGGAATTTGGAGGTGTAGTGTTTAGCATGAAACCTTTTGAGGCAGTCCATTGGAATGGTTCCATGGGCTCCAGGCATAAGAAAGCAGTTATTCTGTTACTATCTGTTCTCTTTATAAGgggcctcattttctttttcagagtgcTCTGTTACTGACTCAGTGAACCTGGCTGAGCTCATGGAACAGAATCCTCCTCAGCAACAAAGACTAGCACTCCACAATCCTCTGCCAAAAGCCAAGCCTGGCCCATGTCTTCCTCAGGGACCATCTTCAAGGACGCACCCAGAACCTCTAGCTGGCTGCCACTTCAATCTGGCCCCTTTAGGCCGACGAAGAGTCCAGTCCCAATGGGCGTCCACTAGGGGAGGCCATAAGGAGCGCCCCACAGTCATGCTGTTTCCCTTTAGGAATCTGGGCTCACCAACCCAGGTCATATCTAAGCCTGAGAGCAAGGAAGAACATGCGATATACACAGCAGACCTAGCCGTGGGCACAAGAGCAGCCTCTACTGGGAAGTCTAAGAGTCCATGCCAGACCCTGGGGGGAAGGGCTCTGAAGGAGAACCCAGTTGACTTGCCTGCCACAGAGCAAAAGGAGTGAGTGGAACAGAGTTGCTTCTCTTTACTAGGAGCACATTCTTTGCCTGCCTTCCCTTCATCCTATCCTCTGCTTGCTCTCACCTCAGGAATTGCTTGGATTGCTACATGGACCCCCTGAGACTATCATTATTACCTCCTAGGGCCAGGAAGCCAGGTAGGTAGTCTGAGTCAGGATTGGATTAACAGCCTCCTCTCTTGGAGACTCTCAAGAGCCTGTGTTCATCTAGTAGTAGTAGTTTGATTCTGGTTTCCCTCCTACAGTGTGTCCTCCATCTCTGTGCAGCTCCATCATTACCATAGGGGACTTGGTTTTAGACTCTGATGAGGAAGAAAATGGCCAGGGGGAAGGAAAGGTGAGTAGGAAGAAGCAGAAAGCTGGTGAAGGCGGATGGGTAGAACAAGACTGAGAAATCTACATGCTTCAGAATTCGGAGGGCTCAGGGAATGGTTTCAGATGGTAGGATCTCCCTGCTCCCTTCTGTACAGGAATCTCTGGAAAACTATCAGAAGACAAAGTTTGACACCTTGATCCCCACTTTCTGTGAATACCTACCCTCTTCTGGCCACGGTGCCATGCCTGTTCCTTCCTATGACTGTAGAGACAGCTCTAGACCCCTGTGATAGAACTAAAATGCCCTTTGTACTCTGCCTGTCTCCTGCCTCTTCAGCTCTGCAAGTAGTTTAGTAGGAATGGAGTGGAAGTCCAGGCTTGGATTGCCTGACTACACtgctaaaaatatttgtaatgctTAATAATTAAACTTTGGATTTGTTAAAATACTGCCTTGATGTGAAGGAGGGGAATTAAGGTTTCCGTAAGGTCAGCATAGGCCATTCCTTAGAAACAGAACTGGCCCTTCCAAACTGGAAGGATCCCTTTGCCTTTTTTACTTCCCTTGCTAAGTGTTGTTCAGCTGTGCCTAAAAGGGTTAGCAAGGTTGAGAGCCTGGAAGAGAAATGTCCTTTGGTATTCTGGAAATATGTGTCCTAATGCCAGAATATACTTTGTAAATTCTCATGCTGCCAGATtatctgggggtggtggcactAGAATGGAGATACTTCATGGGAATAATACTCATTGTTCTTGACCCCACTGGATCAGTGCTGACCCTACCACCACCCACTCTGCAACAGCATCCAGATGCTAGCCTTGTACAGAAAGCCCCAGCATCTCTTTACAGTCAATGAGCTCTCTCTTTATTGAGGCATCTCAAATATACAAACACTTCAGAGCTTTTTAGATATGTGAAGGTCCCAtttagtgaagcaaattaacaaaaCATGATTCTAAAAGCCTGCCTCCTCTAGACCAAGGTCATATAAGAGACTTATGTACCAATCAgcatcttttccttttaataatcTTCAGGATGTTGGGTCCCCAGATTCCCATTTGATTATCTTGCGTCATTTTCTCAGACTgttttcttccttgcttcctccccAGTGAGTGTCTTGGGCATTTTGTGTGTGCAGATAGAGAAGTACAGAGTTACTGCAGGAGCCCTCAGGAGTGAGACAACAGGAAATGACAAAGTAATACAGAGCTGCAGTAGCTGGGATGGGTGAGGAGCCCACTTGGGATGCCCCATGGTAGAGTACTTGTGCCTTGGGAGGGTAGAACTGCCCAGGTCTAGCGCACCTCACTGAAGATTGGATTCACCTGCTGGGTGACTCGGATGAAGGTAGTTCTTCTGCTCAACTCTTTGAGCTTAGCTGCTCCCACATAGGTACACGTAGAGCGGATCCCTCCTAGGATGTCTCGGATGGTATGTTCCACATCTCCTTTAAAAGGAACTTCCACTGTCTTTCCCTCTGAGGCTCTTAAAGTAGGAAAAACTTTATTATCTCCTCCTTCTGGATTCCTTAAGTCCAGGGACTTTTCCCTAGACCCTAGCATTGAGCCCTGGTTCACCATGCTTCTCCTTAGAACTGTACCATCCCCCTCTCAGCAGCCATGAGTTCTGCCTCCATACTATTACTAAGCTCCTGGGCCTCCACACATACCTGTACTCAGCCACGCCCCCAGCATACTTCTTCATGGCCATTTCAGAACTCATTCCATAGAAGAGCTTGTACTTCTTGCCGTCCCTCTCGATGAGCTCACCACCTGACTCACTATGTCCAGCCAGCATGCCACCTAGCATCACGAAGTCAGCTCCTGCCCCTGCCACCATCATGGAGAGGGGAAAGAGATTAATCTGGCCAAGGTGTTCATATGGCCACCCTCAAAAGCAACTCACACCATATTCTCAGTCCTGACAATGATCCCAGCATCTCCCTCTTTCTGCTTCCCTAGCTGACCCACAATCCATGCAGGTCTGATCTGCTCTGGCCTCTATTCCTCAGTGGGTATGATTTCCCCAAGATTTAAAAAAGAGCCTCTGGAGAGTCCCTGCCTGGCTTTCGCTTTCTCCTTTTGCTGTTTTTACCATCGTCTGGTCATTTCATTTTACTGTGCCCAGCTAAGTAAGACTCATTTCATGTGTCCCAAGAGCAAAGATCCCCAACTTTAATGGGAGTAATGGTCTCCTGGGAAGCTgtgcaaaatgaaaaatgcagaTGTGCTGTCCCATTCCTCAGCACCTAATATTTTTAGGTATGGCTGGGGCTCAGGAGTCTGCACTGTGCAGCAATCTAGGAGATGGTCAGATGGCCCTGGCCCACACTTGGAATCTCAGATGTCCCCTGATGGCTGCCCCAGGTGATACCATAGACTTCAGAGTCACTAATTCATATTATGAAATAATCTGAATGACTTCCTGAGCCTCTCTTAGACCCTCAGAGGTGACTCATCCTCTTGTACAGAATCATCCTTCGTGCCCTCAAGCTTCTTACCAAAAGCCTTGGCCACATCCCCAGGACAGCTGCAACCTCCATCCTGCAAAGTAAGAGCACTATGAACACAACATGGATTTCCCAAGCCCTCAGCGATGTCCCAACAGCCCAACTCAAAGCCAACAAGAACccgggaattctttttttttttgacgtggagtctcgctccgtcgcccaggctggagtgcagttgcacgatctcggctcgctgcaaggtccgcctcccaggttcatgccattcttctgccttagcctcccgagtagctgggagtacaggcgcctgccaacacgctcggctaatttttttgtatttttagtagagacggggtttcaccatgttaggcagtatggtctcttatctcctgacctcatgatccgcctgtctcagcctcccaaagtgctgggattacaggcgtgagccaccgtgcccagccaaacccAGGAATTCTAATCCATCTCTGCCACCTCCATACCCTGCAGAAACCCAGCTCATACCCTACCCTGCCCTTGAGCCTTACTGAAATGATGTGGCCTTTGAGGCCATGAGCAGCATCTGCACACTCCATTACTGCACTGAGCTGTGGATACCCCACTCCAGTTTTCTTCCGAGTAGTACACACAGAGCCTAGGAAGAACATGACAAGGTTGAGAATGACGTGCTCCACAGGTGTTTGCCACTGAAGGGGTAGCCAGTGGCCCCAGTGAACCAGCTTACCTGGCCCAATTCCCACTTTGATGATGTCAGCCCCAGAAAGGATTAGCTCTTCTACCATCTCTCCTGTTACCACATTCCCTGCCTGAGACAGAGCAATTGAAATACAGCATCCTTAAGGCCAGAAACAGGAGGTCATGTATTGTCACATACAGTATGTGTGGACTGTGACTTTCCAACATTATTACAAAGAAAGGATACCTAGGTCCCCTCTACTGGGCCCTCTGAGGGCTTTTACACTAGCCACTTCAGAGAACCCTGCTCCCTACCCATACCCATTCCCCCAACACCAAGCCAAGGTAGGGGGTGAGTGGCCAATGTCACCATTGAACCTAGGGTAAAGCCGAGGTCCATGATGCACTTTTCTAAGGCAACAAGGTGCTATGATCAACAGGGACACATGAAGTGGCATGGAGGAGCATTCAGTGAGGCAAAGGGAACTACTGGACCAGGCTCACATCTGATTTACAGTAGATTTAGCTCCCCTTCCTCAAGAGACCCAAACATATACTGTCCTTAAGCCATTCTGTCATAGAACCTGTCTGGCTTCAGGGAAGGCTAAAGACCCATTTGACCAGTTGTATTGGCTTTTGATGGTCAGTAGACACACCCCTCAATGCTGTGGAGAAAATGAGGGCCACTCTTACaagcttgtaaaaaaaaaaaaaatcatttttcatttgaCCCCTTTTATGTGATTGTAGTATGTGTCCATTTCAGTGGGCAGATGTCTATGTATCACAGGTATGTACAGTGCACAGATGTTCCATCACGGTTTGGTGAGTGACATCAGGGACACGAGATTTACAAAGACTATGAACCAAGGGTCAGACATACTACACTGACCAAATAGACATTTTCAGCTTAGAACTATGGATAATCATCCAGTATCATGATTAAATGGACTAGGAATACCATCATGCAGCAGAGGAGAAATGGACTGATGTAGCAAAATGGAGTGGcaggaaagtgaaaagataaaaagGTACCGACTATAATAGAAACATACCATGATGGTGTGCTGGGGGAAGCGCTTCCGTACATCTTTTACAAATTCAACAAAGTGTTCGGAGTAGCCATTTGCCACATCCAGGCATATATACTTCACCTGGGGAATAGCTTCCAGGATCTGTTCCAGCTGCTCAAAGTCAGAAGCGCCTGTGCCTGAGCTGGCAGCCAGATGCTGTGGGACAAACAGAGCCATTGGCATATCAGAGATGATCTGGTGGGCAGCCAGTGGCTCAGTGGTGAGGGTTGGTCCCCAGAAAGACAAAATACAATTGCTAAAAAACTGGGATAAGGAAGGGCGCAGGGTATGCCCAGTGTTACCTCAAGACAATCAGGATTCTGGCCAGCAAACTCTTGCCACTCTTCAAGGCTGTAGTGCTTATGGACAGCAGTGAAGAGAGAGAACTGGCGAGAAGACAAAGAAGCATCAAAGGGAGAAAACTTTAAGGtctttttttctagaaacagaCCTATTCTATCTGAGGGAGGACATGATTGAAGTTGGGGAGGAAACAAGTCGAAGAAGTCAGATTGAGCTGGGATTTGAGTTCAACCTGTCTTCTCCCTACAAATACCAGTAAGGCTTTTTACCATAAGCTAGTACTTGTCAGATTTCCCACCCAAGTACTGAGTGATCTGGGTTGGATTTCATCTGCCAGCACATTCACTGCTTCCGACTTAAAAGCTGACAAGCTGCTGGTGCAGTGGGACAGATGGCAGACATGAAAGAACCATGAAGAGGCTGGATGAAACCTGTGTTTCTCTGCACTGACTCAGCCCCTCCTCCTAAGGTAACCTAGTACTGAACTATTTTTGGTTATGTTCTTGTTCATTTACCAGCagtaattcagtaggtctggatgTTCACCAAAGGTAATGGCTTAAGGTTGATAAGAGCTGATAAGGGGCTACCCTATCCTGTCTCCATCTCTAGTGGAAAAAAGGACAAATTTCCTAGTTGGAGACATGGATCA
This region includes:
- the GMPR2 gene encoding GMP reductase 2 isoform X2, with product MPHIDNDVKLDFKDVLLRPKRSTLKSRSEVDLTRSFSFRNSKQTYTGVPIIAANMDTVGTFEMAKVLCKFSLFTAVHKHYSLEEWQEFAGQNPDCLEHLAASSGTGASDFEQLEQILEAIPQVKYICLDVANGYSEHFVEFVKDVRKRFPQHTIMAGNVVTGEMVEELILSGADIIKVGIGPGSVCTTRKKTGVGYPQLSAVMECADAAHGLKGHIISDGGCSCPGDVAKAFGAGADFVMLGGMLAGHSESGGELIERDGKKYKLFYGMSSEMAMKKYAGGVAEYRASEGKTVEVPFKGDVEHTIRDILGGIRSTCTYVGAAKLKELSRRTTFIRVTQQVNPIFSEVR
- the GMPR2 gene encoding GMP reductase 2 isoform X4, producing MPHIDNDVKLDFKDVLLRPKRSTLKSRSEVDLTRSFSFRNSKQTYTGVPIIAANMDTVGTFEMAKVLCKFSLFTAVHKHYSLEEWQEFAGQNPDCLEHLAASSGTGASDFEQLEQILEAIPQVKYICLDVANGYSEHFVEFVKDVRKRFPQHTIMAGNVVTGEMVEELILSGADIIKVGIGPGSVCTTRKKTGVGYPQLSAVMECADAAHGLKGHIISDGGCSCPGDVAKAFGAGADFVMLGGMLAGHSESGGELIERDGKKYKLFYGMSSEMAMKKYAGGVAEYRRCGTYHPRHPRRDPLYVYLCGSS
- the GMPR2 gene encoding GMP reductase 2 isoform X1, with product MTSCLPALRFIATPRLSAMPHIDNDVKLDFKDVLLRPKRSTLKSRSEVDLTRSFSFRNSKQTYTGVPIIAANMDTVGTFEMAKVLCKFSLFTAVHKHYSLEEWQEFAGQNPDCLEHLAASSGTGASDFEQLEQILEAIPQVKYICLDVANGYSEHFVEFVKDVRKRFPQHTIMAGNVVTGEMVEELILSGADIIKVGIGPGSVCTTRKKTGVGYPQLSAVMECADAAHGLKGHIISDGGCSCPGDVAKAFGAGADFVMLGGMLAGHSESGGELIERDGKKYKLFYGMSSEMAMKKYAGGVAEYRASEGKTVEVPFKGDVEHTIRDILGGIRSTCTYVGAAKLKELSRRTTFIRVTQQVNPIFSEVR
- the GMPR2 gene encoding GMP reductase 2 isoform X3; this translates as MGCVFLIYKLFTLKWKMLLLSVLLPASILVAEKFSLFTAVHKHYSLEEWQEFAGQNPDCLEHLAASSGTGASDFEQLEQILEAIPQVKYICLDVANGYSEHFVEFVKDVRKRFPQHTIMAGNVVTGEMVEELILSGADIIKVGIGPGSVCTTRKKTGVGYPQLSAVMECADAAHGLKGHIISDGGCSCPGDVAKAFGAGADFVMLGGMLAGHSESGGELIERDGKKYKLFYGMSSEMAMKKYAGGVAEYRASEGKTVEVPFKGDVEHTIRDILGGIRSTCTYVGAAKLKELSRRTTFIRVTQQVNPIFSEVR
- the TINF2 gene encoding TERF1-interacting nuclear factor 2, with amino-acid sequence MATPPGAGPAALRFAAAASWQVVRGRSVEHFPRVLEFLRSLRAVAPGLVRYRHHERLCMGLKAKVVVELILQGRPWAQVLKTLNHHFPESGPIVRDPKATKQDLRKILEAQETFYQQVKQLSEAPVDLASKLQELEQEYGEPFLAAMEKLLFEYLCQLEKALPTPQAQQLQDVLSWMQPGVSITSSLAWRQYGVDMGWPLPECSVTDSVNLAELMEQNPPQQQRLALHNPLPKAKPGPCLPQGPSSRTHPEPLAGCHFNLAPLGRRRVQSQWASTRGGHKERPTVMLFPFRNLGSPTQVISKPESKEEHAIYTADLAVGTRAASTGKSKSPCQTLGGRALKENPVDLPATEQKENCLDCYMDPLRLSLLPPRARKPVCPPSLCSSIITIGDLVLDSDEEENGQGEGKESLENYQKTKFDTLIPTFCEYLPSSGHGAMPVPSYDCRDSSRPL